A portion of the Celeribacter baekdonensis genome contains these proteins:
- a CDS encoding phosphatidylglycerophosphatase A family protein: MKPIAELIATLARVGYMTPAPGTWGSAAAVPLFWALDLAFGVPGVIIGIVVAFVAGLWATGVMTKGADNHDPSEIVIDEVVGQWIALLPVAIGSAMAGAPSTALWPAWPTAFLAFRLFDIWKPWIIGKADRRGDAMGVMLDDVIAGVFAALVVVAFAGVYHGIIMR; encoded by the coding sequence ATGAAACCCATTGCAGAACTGATCGCCACCCTCGCCCGCGTCGGCTATATGACCCCTGCCCCCGGCACTTGGGGCTCGGCCGCCGCTGTACCGCTGTTTTGGGCGCTCGATCTGGCCTTTGGCGTGCCCGGCGTGATCATCGGAATCGTTGTCGCCTTTGTGGCCGGGCTTTGGGCCACCGGCGTGATGACCAAGGGGGCGGACAATCACGACCCCTCTGAAATCGTCATCGACGAGGTGGTCGGGCAATGGATTGCGCTGTTGCCGGTCGCGATTGGATCGGCCATGGCGGGCGCCCCTTCGACCGCGCTGTGGCCTGCGTGGCCCACGGCCTTTCTCGCCTTCCGCCTGTTCGACATTTGGAAACCTTGGATCATCGGCAAGGCCGATCGCCGGGGTGATGCAATGGGTGTGATGCTGGATGATGTGATCGCCGGGGTGTTTGCGGCGCTTGTGGTGGTGGCTTTTGCCGGCGTCTATCACGGGATCATCATGCGATGA
- a CDS encoding sensor histidine kinase NtrY-like, which produces MRLRRQRRLQNAATVAVFVLGPVLAISTFLVLGPLDHGPASGSLRAVLLADVVYVLVVAGLVAQRIARVIAARRAHSEGSRLHLRLSGVFVLLALIPTITVAIFAVVTVNFGLEGWFSDRVRNVVGSSLEAAKAYESEHHDGLAEDTRALANFIIERRRSMTILPDGALRQVLNQGQGLIQRGLREAYVIDRAGDIRARGERSYLFDYEQPSEADLRRAETGELVLIDDWDRNESRALQRLAGFSDRYLYVTRDVDGKILNLLDDTQDSIALYNQLESERGRLLFEFGLLYLGFAIILILAATWLGLWFAERLARPIGRLAGAAKQVGEGDLSVRVLVEDGDDEIATLGQVFNQMTGQLNIQRNELLDRNEQIDSRRRLFDSVLSSVTAGVMGLDAEGRVTLSNRSAHALLSVGERDVTGEALAVVVPEFGPLFDLLRSQAREVVQEEIRLIRSGAQESLLVRIATRRDVDGLLEGYVVVFDDVTDLVSAQRLAAWGDVARRIAHEIKNPLTPIQLSAERILRKFGKGLSAEGRADLEQYTSVIVRQTGDLRRIVDEFSKFARMPTPERRDHDLVELVKGAVLLQQNAQPDVTITAEITPRSAWAEVDATMIGQALTNLIKNAGEAIESLYENGIPEGHAPHIHVALRRDGTDAVVTITDNGIGLPEDRSRLFEPYVTTREKGTGLGLPIVKKIIEEHGGTLTLTDGVPLDPSGQIGARATLRLSLIEEVEVDEKQKLAV; this is translated from the coding sequence ATGCGCCTGCGACGCCAGCGTCGGTTGCAAAACGCTGCAACTGTGGCGGTGTTTGTGCTTGGCCCGGTCTTGGCGATCTCGACCTTTTTGGTGCTTGGTCCGTTGGACCACGGTCCCGCGTCGGGGTCGCTGCGTGCCGTACTTTTGGCCGATGTGGTCTATGTCCTTGTGGTGGCGGGGCTTGTTGCCCAACGCATCGCTCGGGTCATCGCCGCCCGCCGCGCCCATTCCGAGGGCTCTCGGCTGCACCTGCGCCTCTCTGGCGTCTTTGTTCTTCTTGCCCTGATTCCGACCATCACTGTGGCGATTTTTGCCGTGGTGACGGTGAATTTTGGTCTTGAGGGCTGGTTCTCGGATCGGGTGCGCAATGTGGTCGGGTCCTCCTTAGAGGCCGCCAAAGCCTATGAGAGCGAGCATCACGACGGTCTGGCCGAAGACACGCGGGCGCTGGCGAATTTCATCATCGAGCGCCGTCGGTCCATGACGATCCTGCCCGATGGCGCGCTGCGTCAGGTGCTCAATCAGGGGCAAGGGTTGATCCAGCGCGGTTTGCGTGAAGCCTATGTGATTGATCGCGCGGGCGACATCCGGGCGCGGGGCGAACGCTCCTATCTGTTTGATTACGAACAGCCCTCAGAGGCTGATCTGCGCCGTGCCGAAACCGGCGAATTGGTGTTGATTGACGATTGGGATCGCAACGAGAGCCGCGCCTTGCAGCGGCTTGCGGGCTTTTCGGATCGCTATCTTTATGTCACCCGCGATGTCGATGGCAAAATCCTCAATCTGCTCGACGACACCCAAGATTCCATCGCGCTCTACAACCAGTTGGAAAGCGAACGCGGACGGCTTTTGTTCGAATTTGGCCTTTTATATCTGGGCTTTGCGATCATTTTGATCTTGGCGGCCACCTGGCTTGGCCTGTGGTTTGCCGAACGTCTGGCGCGCCCCATCGGGCGGTTGGCGGGGGCAGCGAAACAGGTCGGTGAGGGGGACCTGTCGGTGCGGGTTCTGGTCGAGGATGGCGATGATGAGATTGCGACGCTGGGGCAGGTGTTCAACCAAATGACCGGCCAACTCAACATCCAGCGCAACGAACTTTTAGATCGCAACGAACAAATCGACAGCCGTCGCCGCCTGTTTGACTCGGTGCTTTCATCGGTGACGGCGGGGGTGATGGGCCTGGACGCCGAGGGGCGGGTGACCCTGTCCAACCGCTCGGCGCACGCGCTTTTGTCCGTGGGGGAGCGCGATGTGACGGGCGAGGCGCTGGCGGTGGTGGTGCCGGAATTCGGCCCGCTGTTTGACCTGTTGCGCAGTCAGGCGCGCGAAGTGGTGCAAGAGGAAATCCGATTGATCCGATCCGGCGCGCAAGAAAGCCTGTTGGTGCGGATCGCCACGCGGCGCGACGTGGACGGGTTGCTTGAGGGCTATGTGGTGGTGTTTGACGATGTGACGGACCTTGTTTCGGCACAGCGTTTGGCCGCTTGGGGCGATGTGGCGCGCCGGATCGCGCATGAAATCAAAAATCCTCTGACGCCAATCCAATTGTCGGCCGAACGCATTTTACGCAAATTTGGCAAAGGCCTCTCCGCGGAGGGGCGGGCCGATTTGGAGCAATACACCTCGGTGATCGTGCGTCAGACCGGGGATTTGCGCCGCATTGTCGATGAGTTTTCAAAATTCGCCCGGATGCCGACGCCTGAGCGGCGTGATCATGATCTGGTCGAATTGGTCAAAGGTGCCGTGTTGTTGCAACAAAATGCCCAGCCCGATGTGACCATCACCGCCGAGATCACGCCCCGGTCCGCCTGGGCCGAGGTGGATGCGACGATGATCGGTCAGGCGTTAACAAATCTTATCAAGAACGCTGGGGAAGCCATTGAAAGCCTTTATGAAAACGGCATACCAGAGGGCCACGCGCCGCATATTCATGTGGCATTGAGGCGCGACGGCACGGATGCGGTTGTGACCATCACCGACAACGGGATCGGCCTACCCGAAGACCGTTCGCGCCTGTTTGAGCCCTATGTGACGACACGCGAAAAGGGCACCGGGTTGGGCTTGCCGATTGTAAAGAAAATCATCGAGGAACATGGGGGCACCCTGACATTGACGGACGGTGTGCCTCTTGATCCCTCGGGACAGATCGGGGCACGGGCGACGTTACGTCTGTCCTTGATCGAAGAGGTGGAAGTAGATGAAAAACAAAAGCTTGCAGTATAA
- a CDS encoding response regulator, producing the protein MDGTILVADDDRTIRTVLTQALTRAGCKVHATSSLVTLMRWVEEGKGDLVISDVIMPDGNGLEALPRIAELRPGLPVIVISAQNTIMTAIQAAEAEAFDYLPKPFDLPDLMKRAAKALEVKRRANPAPSNAKAPSETVQEDLPLVGRTPAMQTLYRLVARVMNTDLPVLITGESGTGKSLIARAIHDFSDRRSLPFVVVSASDLATMEGPATVISRAKNGSILFDEVGDLDEDAQARIVRMLDSFTDNAPRIMATSQADLGAKMETGAFRQDLFYRLGGVTISVPSLRERVDDIPLLADFFLSKAERDGMATRRFTNEALDLVRAYSWPGNVRQLENTIRRLIVTAPEEEITRTEVELVLGNQPAIEPLQGGGEGEKLSSSVAKHLRRYFDLHGGVLPSPGLYQRILKEVEGPLIEIALDSVGGNQAKCADLLGINRNTLRKKINDLDIQVTRRRKLM; encoded by the coding sequence ATGGATGGCACGATTCTCGTCGCGGATGACGACCGTACAATCCGCACGGTTTTGACCCAAGCGCTGACCCGCGCGGGGTGTAAAGTCCATGCGACCTCATCATTGGTCACTCTGATGCGCTGGGTGGAAGAGGGCAAAGGCGATCTGGTGATTTCCGATGTGATCATGCCCGATGGCAACGGGCTTGAGGCCCTGCCGCGCATCGCGGAACTGCGCCCCGGCCTGCCGGTGATCGTGATTTCGGCGCAAAACACCATCATGACCGCGATTCAGGCTGCCGAAGCGGAGGCGTTTGACTACCTGCCCAAGCCCTTCGATCTACCGGATTTGATGAAACGGGCAGCGAAAGCTTTGGAGGTCAAGCGCCGCGCCAATCCTGCGCCCTCAAATGCCAAAGCGCCCTCGGAAACGGTGCAAGAAGACCTGCCTTTGGTGGGCCGTACCCCCGCGATGCAGACGCTGTATCGGTTGGTCGCACGGGTGATGAACACCGATCTTCCGGTGTTGATCACCGGCGAAAGTGGCACAGGAAAGTCCCTGATTGCGCGCGCCATTCATGATTTCTCGGATCGCCGCAGCCTGCCGTTTGTGGTGGTCTCTGCCTCGGATTTGGCAACGATGGAAGGCCCGGCGACGGTGATTTCGCGGGCTAAAAACGGCTCGATCCTGTTTGATGAGGTCGGCGATCTGGACGAGGACGCACAAGCGCGGATCGTGCGGATGCTTGACAGTTTCACCGACAATGCGCCACGCATCATGGCCACATCTCAGGCCGATCTGGGCGCGAAAATGGAAACCGGTGCCTTCCGTCAAGACCTGTTTTACCGCTTGGGCGGGGTGACAATTTCTGTGCCCTCGCTGCGCGAACGGGTCGACGATATTCCGCTTTTGGCCGATTTCTTTCTGAGCAAGGCCGAGCGCGATGGCATGGCGACGCGCCGCTTTACCAATGAGGCGCTGGATCTTGTGCGCGCTTACAGCTGGCCCGGCAACGTTCGGCAGTTGGAAAACACCATCCGCAGACTGATTGTCACCGCCCCCGAAGAGGAAATTACCCGCACCGAGGTCGAATTGGTGCTCGGCAATCAGCCCGCGATCGAGCCTTTGCAAGGCGGGGGGGAGGGTGAAAAGCTGTCCTCGTCTGTGGCCAAGCATCTGCGCCGCTACTTCGACCTGCACGGCGGGGTTTTGCCCTCTCCGGGCCTGTATCAGCGGATTTTGAAGGAGGTCGAAGGGCCGTTGATCGAAATCGCGCTCGATTCCGTTGGCGGAAATCAGGCCAAATGTGCCGATTTGCTTGGGATCAACCGCAATACCTTGAGAAAAAAGATCAACGACCTCGATATTCAGGTGACACGCCGCCGCAAACTGATGTAA
- a CDS encoding CinA family protein: MTQAALATEVLALARAQGVTIATAESCTGGLIIGALTEIAGSSDVVDRGFITYSNAAKIEMLGILPATLNAHGAVSEPIAREMAEGALMRAGVGLAISVTGIAGPGGSEHKPEGRVCFGLAHTGKECRVETVEFGALGRTHVRAATVTHALNLLKAALVRTSQD; encoded by the coding sequence ATGACCCAAGCGGCGCTTGCTACAGAGGTCTTGGCTTTGGCGCGTGCGCAGGGCGTGACCATCGCCACCGCCGAGAGCTGCACCGGCGGCTTGATCATCGGTGCGCTGACCGAAATCGCGGGCTCCTCGGATGTGGTAGATCGCGGCTTCATCACCTATTCCAATGCCGCCAAGATCGAGATGTTGGGCATTCTCCCCGCCACCCTAAACGCCCATGGCGCCGTCTCCGAACCAATCGCGCGCGAGATGGCCGAGGGCGCTCTGATGCGCGCGGGTGTGGGGCTTGCGATTTCGGTGACAGGCATCGCCGGACCGGGCGGATCAGAGCATAAACCCGAAGGTCGGGTGTGTTTTGGACTGGCACACACAGGCAAAGAATGCCGCGTTGAGACCGTCGAATTTGGCGCTTTGGGGCGCACGCATGTGCGCGCGGCAACTGTGACACATGCACTGAACCTGCTGAAAGCGGCCTTGGTGCGCACCTCCCAAGACTGA
- the ntrX gene encoding nitrogen assimilation response regulator NtrX, whose protein sequence is MADILIVDDERDIRELIGDILRDEGYDTRLASNSEECLKEIADQVPSLMVLDIWLKDSGMDGIDILKHVKREHPDVPIIIISGHGNIEIAVAAIKQGAYDFIEKPFNIDQLMVVVGRAMETSRLRRENASLKRSGGAEVEMIGVSSAFKQLKINLDKVTKSNGRVMLTGPAGVGKEVAARFIHTHSDRKDAAFVTVSSATVEPDRMEEVLFGRESPERGIEKGLLEQAHGGVIYFDEVADMPLGTQSKILRVLVDQRFTRVGGTAKVSVDLRVISSTARDLATEIAAGTFREELYHRLNVVPIEVPALEKRREDIPELANHFIEMLNRTQGLPLRALSEDAAAMLQTMTWPGNVRQLKNVIERVLILGEASGDIEAEELPSQEGATEDDTRAILSPAIATLPLREARELFEREYLLTQINRFGGNISRTSTFVGMERSALHRKLKSLGVMTGNKQGGRVAYISEDAE, encoded by the coding sequence ATGGCTGACATTTTGATTGTCGATGACGAACGCGATATCCGGGAATTGATCGGAGATATTCTACGCGACGAAGGCTATGACACGCGCTTGGCGTCGAACTCTGAGGAATGCCTCAAAGAGATCGCCGATCAGGTGCCCTCGCTGATGGTGCTCGACATTTGGTTGAAAGACAGCGGCATGGATGGGATCGACATTCTCAAACATGTCAAACGCGAACATCCCGACGTGCCGATCATCATCATTTCCGGTCATGGCAATATCGAAATTGCCGTGGCGGCGATCAAACAGGGCGCTTACGATTTCATCGAGAAGCCGTTCAATATTGATCAGTTGATGGTCGTTGTTGGCCGGGCGATGGAGACTTCGCGGCTGCGGCGCGAAAACGCCTCGCTCAAACGTTCCGGTGGTGCCGAGGTTGAAATGATCGGCGTGTCCTCGGCGTTCAAACAGCTCAAAATCAACCTCGATAAGGTGACCAAATCCAACGGGCGGGTGATGTTGACCGGGCCTGCGGGCGTGGGCAAAGAAGTGGCTGCGCGCTTCATTCACACTCATTCCGATCGCAAGGACGCCGCCTTTGTGACCGTGTCCTCGGCCACGGTCGAACCCGACCGGATGGAAGAGGTGCTGTTTGGCCGCGAAAGCCCGGAGCGCGGGATTGAAAAAGGCTTATTGGAACAGGCCCATGGCGGGGTGATCTATTTCGACGAGGTGGCGGATATGCCGCTTGGCACCCAGTCGAAAATCCTGCGTGTGCTGGTTGATCAGAGGTTCACCCGCGTCGGCGGCACGGCGAAAGTGTCAGTCGATTTGCGGGTGATTTCGTCCACTGCGCGCGATTTGGCGACGGAAATTGCCGCGGGCACCTTCCGCGAGGAGCTCTATCACCGGCTCAATGTGGTGCCGATTGAGGTGCCCGCGTTGGAAAAACGCCGCGAGGACATCCCGGAACTGGCCAATCATTTCATTGAGATGCTCAACCGTACCCAGGGTCTGCCGCTGCGCGCGCTCTCCGAAGATGCCGCCGCGATGCTGCAAACCATGACGTGGCCGGGCAATGTGCGGCAGTTGAAAAACGTGATCGAACGGGTGTTGATCCTGGGCGAGGCATCAGGCGACATCGAGGCCGAAGAATTGCCGTCGCAGGAGGGGGCGACCGAGGATGACACGCGTGCCATTCTGTCGCCCGCCATCGCAACCTTGCCCCTGCGAGAAGCGCGCGAATTGTTTGAGCGTGAATATCTTTTGACGCAAATCAACCGCTTTGGCGGCAATATCTCCCGCACCTCGACCTTTGTCGGCATGGAACGCTCCGCTTTGCACCGCAAACTCAAATCCTTGGGTGTGATGACCGGCAACAAACAGGGCGGGCGCGTCGCCTATATCTCTGAAGATGCCGAGTGA
- a CDS encoding type II toxin-antitoxin system RatA family toxin translates to MPTHQETKHLPYSADQMYALVADVESYPKFLPWNAAARIRSRTSVGDHEVMLADLVISFKVFREKFGSRVTLFPNDKKIDTEYLDGPFRYMKSWWRFQDAEDGGCDVEFFVDFEFKNAILQGIIGMVFNDAMQRIVRAFERRAAELYK, encoded by the coding sequence ATGCCGACGCACCAAGAAACAAAACATCTGCCCTATAGCGCCGATCAAATGTATGCGCTTGTCGCAGACGTTGAAAGCTATCCCAAGTTTTTGCCGTGGAACGCCGCCGCGCGCATCCGCTCGCGCACGAGTGTGGGCGATCACGAGGTGATGTTGGCTGATCTGGTGATTTCGTTCAAAGTGTTCCGCGAAAAATTCGGCTCCCGCGTTACGCTGTTCCCGAATGACAAAAAGATCGACACCGAATATCTCGACGGCCCGTTTCGCTATATGAAAAGCTGGTGGCGCTTTCAGGATGCGGAAGACGGTGGCTGTGACGTCGAGTTTTTCGTCGATTTCGAGTTCAAAAATGCGATTTTACAGGGGATTATTGGCATGGTGTTCAATGATGCGATGCAACGGATCGTGCGCGCCTTTGAACGCCGCGCGGCAGAGCTTTATAAATAA
- a CDS encoding ammonium transporter: MVGADTAWILIATALVLFMSLPGLALFYGGLVRARNVLSVFMHVYAIACLMSLLWLAVGYSIAFGEGNGYWGGLGKIFLLGIDAGTVKGTLPEVLFFAFQMTFAIITPALIVGAYVERISFGFVLTFSGLWMLLCYAPVAHWIWGGGFMADGGIFGATGTRDFAGGIVVHETAGLAALIIAVMLGRRKVDNKPPHNPGYVMIGAAMLWVGWFGFNGGSQLAADGGAAMAITVTHISAAAASMTWALWERIKYGKASLVGIVTGTIAGLASITPASGFVTPVEALVIGAIAGILCQEMVNLIRGKMKIDDTLDVFAVHGVGGIFGTIMIAAFGAGTWTAQLGALAIVGLFTTVVTVALVHITKVLIGFRVDAETEHAGLDLSQHGESAYDHNS, translated from the coding sequence ATGGTCGGAGCGGATACAGCGTGGATTCTCATCGCCACGGCACTTGTCTTATTCATGTCATTGCCGGGATTGGCACTGTTCTACGGCGGGCTGGTGCGGGCGCGCAATGTGTTGAGCGTGTTCATGCATGTCTATGCCATCGCCTGTTTGATGAGCCTGCTCTGGCTTGCGGTCGGCTATTCCATCGCCTTTGGGGAAGGCAATGGCTATTGGGGTGGTTTGGGCAAAATCTTTCTCCTGGGCATCGATGCTGGCACCGTAAAAGGCACCCTGCCCGAGGTGCTGTTTTTTGCCTTTCAAATGACCTTTGCCATCATCACCCCGGCGCTGATTGTCGGGGCTTATGTCGAACGGATTTCCTTTGGGTTCGTGCTGACCTTTTCCGGGCTGTGGATGCTGTTGTGCTACGCACCGGTGGCCCATTGGATTTGGGGCGGTGGCTTTATGGCCGATGGCGGGATTTTCGGTGCCACGGGCACGCGTGATTTCGCGGGTGGCATCGTTGTGCATGAAACCGCAGGGCTTGCGGCACTGATCATCGCGGTGATGCTGGGCCGTCGAAAAGTGGACAACAAACCACCACACAACCCCGGATATGTGATGATCGGGGCGGCGATGCTTTGGGTCGGTTGGTTTGGGTTCAACGGCGGATCACAATTGGCCGCCGATGGCGGGGCCGCCATGGCGATCACCGTGACGCATATTTCGGCCGCGGCCGCCTCAATGACCTGGGCGCTTTGGGAGCGGATCAAATATGGCAAAGCCTCGCTTGTGGGCATCGTCACCGGCACCATCGCCGGACTGGCCTCGATCACCCCGGCCTCGGGCTTTGTCACCCCGGTGGAGGCGCTGGTGATTGGCGCGATCGCGGGCATTCTTTGTCAGGAGATGGTCAATCTGATCCGCGGCAAAATGAAAATCGACGACACGCTCGATGTGTTTGCGGTCCATGGCGTGGGCGGGATTTTTGGCACGATCATGATCGCCGCTTTTGGTGCGGGCACTTGGACGGCGCAGCTTGGCGCTTTGGCGATTGTTGGCCTGTTCACCACCGTGGTGACCGTGGCTTTGGTCCATATCACCAAGGTTTTGATCGGCTTTCGGGTCGATGCGGAGACGGAACACGCCGGGCTTGACCTCTCCCAACATGGGGAAAGCGCCTACGACCACAATTCGTAA
- a CDS encoding bifunctional 2-C-methyl-D-erythritol 4-phosphate cytidylyltransferase/2-C-methyl-D-erythritol 2,4-cyclodiphosphate synthase — MTKRLPKRAALIVAAGRGTRAGGALPKQWQALGQTRVIDHAVAAFRDLVDEIVVVHHPDDLALAHRLEKVRLVPGAAHRSGSVKAGLAALDGQGVDQVLIHDAARALVPREVIQAVMTALDTSSGAAPALAVTDALWVGAEHDSGTRVEGTRERSGVFRAQTPQGFDFDAILRAHQTHLGEAADDVEVARKAGIEVRITQGSEDNFKITHPEDFARAERLLAAREAANQVGPKETHGMEFRLGNGYDVHRFGEGDHVWLCGVKVPHGRSLQGHSDADVGMHALTDAIYGALAEGDIGQHFPPSDPQWKGAESHIFLRHAIKLARDKGYEMMNCDVTLVCERPKVGPHAQAMRLALAEIMDIAMDKVSVKATTSERLGFTGREEGIAALATAALMKQR, encoded by the coding sequence ATGACAAAAAGACTTCCAAAACGCGCCGCTTTGATCGTCGCTGCCGGACGCGGAACCCGCGCGGGCGGAGCTTTGCCCAAACAATGGCAGGCGCTGGGTCAAACCCGGGTGATTGATCACGCCGTGGCGGCCTTTCGCGATCTGGTTGATGAGATCGTGGTGGTGCATCACCCCGACGATCTGGCGTTGGCGCACAGGCTTGAAAAGGTGAGGCTTGTGCCGGGTGCGGCGCACCGCTCTGGCTCGGTCAAAGCCGGGCTTGCGGCGCTGGACGGTCAGGGCGTGGATCAGGTGTTGATCCATGACGCAGCGCGCGCCCTGGTGCCCCGTGAGGTGATCCAAGCGGTGATGACGGCACTCGACACCAGCTCGGGCGCGGCCCCGGCCTTGGCCGTCACGGATGCGCTTTGGGTCGGTGCAGAGCATGACAGCGGCACCCGTGTCGAGGGCACCCGCGAGCGGAGCGGAGTGTTTCGCGCCCAAACGCCACAGGGCTTTGACTTTGACGCCATCCTGCGCGCGCATCAAACCCATCTGGGTGAGGCCGCCGATGATGTCGAAGTGGCGCGCAAGGCCGGGATTGAGGTGAGGATCACCCAAGGCTCGGAAGATAATTTTAAAATCACTCACCCCGAAGATTTCGCCCGCGCAGAGCGGCTTTTGGCCGCGCGCGAGGCCGCAAATCAGGTGGGACCAAAGGAGACGCATGGCATGGAATTTCGGCTTGGCAATGGCTATGATGTGCACCGGTTTGGCGAGGGCGATCATGTGTGGCTCTGCGGTGTGAAAGTGCCACATGGTCGCAGTCTTCAGGGCCATTCGGACGCCGATGTGGGGATGCACGCGCTGACCGATGCGATTTACGGCGCGCTGGCCGAAGGCGACATTGGTCAACATTTCCCCCCCTCAGACCCGCAATGGAAAGGCGCCGAAAGCCATATTTTCCTGCGCCATGCGATCAAACTTGCGCGCGACAAGGGCTATGAGATGATGAATTGCGATGTCACTTTGGTCTGTGAACGCCCCAAAGTCGGGCCACATGCGCAGGCAATGCGCCTGGCCTTGGCCGAGATTATGGACATCGCGATGGATAAAGTGTCTGTCAAAGCCACCACCTCGGAACGGCTCGGGTTCACCGGGCGCGAAGAAGGCATTGCCGCACTGGCAACAGCCGCATTGATGAAACAGCGCTGA